A stretch of Littorina saxatilis isolate snail1 unplaced genomic scaffold, US_GU_Lsax_2.0 scaffold_435, whole genome shotgun sequence DNA encodes these proteins:
- the LOC138957305 gene encoding oocyte zinc finger protein XlCOF14-like, with protein MAHGSGDGPTFECEQCGKGYMERVYFEAHSNRHKKIAPHTCPTPTCGKTFKNMVCLKRHMKVCGVKEPPSFQCTDCAKTFPRKTYLTQHMNSHNDLPQHRCVTCLKRFKGTLHQQAVKFY; from the exons ATGGCACATGGGTCTGGGGATGGGCCAACGTTTGAATGTGAACAGTGTGGAAAAGGCTACATGGAACGTGTGTACTTCGAGGCGCACTCCAACAGGCACAAGAAAATTGCACCCCATACATGCCCAACACCAACATGTGGCAAAACATTCAAGAACATGGTGTGCTTGAAACGACACATGAAAGTCTGTGGTGTCAAGGAACCACCATCATTCCAGTGCACGGATTGTGCTAAAACCTTCCCCCGCAAGACTTACTTGACACAGCATATGAACAGTCATAATGACCTGCCTCAGCACCGCTGCGTCACCTGCCTCAAaagatttaaaggcaca CTTCACCAACAAGCTGTCAAATTTTACTAG
- the LOC138957310 gene encoding uncharacterized protein, with protein sequence MLLVVVVVVVVVVAVLLWLLLDKNGVTTTLSPVKSSPKQTSSLRKKSDGQKSNTFAKQDNAPDANDKDDGSDDTTVSSTDAASETEKGSAKEDALPSGLAIFAGVFVAANVITIVAVSAIVYVLRGRRERKRRNPDSALPPTPGTRSNAGRKQSRRTEPAVVDTSMHSYVELPIRPESRRYEQIPAASIAVGNDGYEIPMFNDPK encoded by the exons atgttgttggtggtggtggtggtggtggtggtggtggtggcggtgttgttgtggttgttgttgg ATAAAAACGGGGTCACCACAACTCTTAGTCCAGTCAAGAGCTCTCCGAAGCAGACATCTTCCTTGCGCAAAAAGAGCGATGGACAAAAAAGCAATACCTTTGCAAAACAAGATAATGCCCCAGATGCTAACGACAAGGACGACGGAAGTGATGACACCACGGTTTCGAGCACCGATGCTGCTAGTGAGACCGAAAAGGGCTCTGCAAAAGAAGATGCACTTCCCAGTGGCTTGGCAATATTTGCTGGAGTCTTTGTTGCGgcaaatgtgatcacaattgtTGCCGTGTCTGCCATAGTCTATGTGTTGCGAGGCAGACGTGAAAGGAAAA GAAGGAACCCGGACAGTGCCCTGCCGCCAACACCTGGTACAAGGAGTAATGCAGGACGAAAACAAAGCCGACGCACTGAACCAGCTGTCGTGGATACGTCAATGCACAGCTACGTCGAGTTACCCATCAGGCCTGAGTCAAGACGATATGAACAGATTCCCGCAGCTTCTATCGCCGTGGGCAATG ATGGTTACGAAATTCCAATGTTTAACGACCCCAAGTAA
- the LOC138957307 gene encoding uncharacterized protein, protein MAVSREPENVLHRGDVRLDGQALTITFRNFKSSAKPVTHTVEKAKAGVPCAVEAMRAYMSIRGNATGPLFRAMSGAPITAREFNEQLQLVFQFCGLPKQNFKSHSFRIGGASHMARNGASDAQIRQAGRWSSNAFLSYIRVHNW, encoded by the coding sequence ATGGCGGTATCCCGGGAACCAGAAAACGTATTGCATAGGGGAGATGTCCGACTGGACGGACAGGCATTGACCATAACGTTCCGCAATTTCAAATCTAGCGCAAAACCAGTTACCCATACCGTAGAGAAAGCCAAGGCAGGCGTCCCATGCGCGGTAGAGGCCATGCGGGCCTACATGAGCATTCGTGGGAACGCAACGGGGCCGTTGTTCCGAGCTATGTCGGGGGCACCCATAACGGCCAGGGAATTCAACGAGCAACTACAGTTGGTTTTCCAATTTTGTGGCCTGCCCAAACAGAACTTCAAATCGCATAGCTTTAGGATTGGGGGTGCCTCCCACATGGCTCGGAACGGGGCATCGGACGCTCAAATCCGTCAGGCGGGCAGATGGTCTTCTAACGCTTTCTTGTCTTACATCAGGGTGCACAACTGGTAG
- the LOC138957309 gene encoding uncharacterized protein, whose translation MPTSVECVCCHDVRQIKQKVEGLEEQVGCITAHLGFRTVCLDIYCLETAYYAYKQDYGRLNFDLHEKYRYVAYRQLVRWCWGFLGKSIRVPLPACAVKTIRDTFPDGGRVGFKLPQLEGIV comes from the exons ATGCCAacttctgttgagtgtgtgtgttgccacGACGTcagacaaatcaaacagaaggtAGAAGGCCTGGAAGAGCAGGTAGGCTGCATCACAGCACATCTTGGATTTCGTACCGTGTGCCTGGACATCTACTGCCTGGAGACCGCATACTATGCGTACAAGCAGGACTACGGGCGTCTAAACTTCGATCTGCATGA GAAATACAGATATGTCGCCTACAGGCAGCTGGTGCGATGGTGTTGGGGTTTTCTAGGCAAAAGCATCAGGGTGCCTCTACCAGCTTGTGCCGTGAAAACGATCAGGGACACTTTCCCAGACGGAGgaagagtggggttcaaactccccCAGCTGGAGGGAATCGTGTGA